One region of Glycine max cultivar Williams 82 chromosome 9, Glycine_max_v4.0, whole genome shotgun sequence genomic DNA includes:
- the LOC100786259 gene encoding vesicle transport v-SNARE 11 yields the protein MVPYITLSCNLLVLSTKNSAPFVITFTTQFFLQQLQRMSCGEFEGYERQYCELSANLSKACIDNVAAPLNGELKKQKKSEIKEGIEEGEALIRKMDLDARSLQPDLKAVLLAKVREYKADLNNIKREVKKIISADLNPSSARDELLESTMTNAMMKASADHRERERLMISTERLNKSSDRINDSRGTMLETEDLGISILQDLHSQRQSLLHTHDTLHGVDDNTDKSKKILSNMSRRMDKSKWILSTIAVLLIFVIILIVYFKLS from the exons ATGGTTCCCTACATAACCCTGTCCTGTAACCTGTTGGTCCTTTCAACTAAAAACTCTGCTCCTTTTGTTATTACGTTTACCACTCAATTTTTTCTCCAGCAACTTCAG AGAATGAGTTGTGGGGAGTTTGAGGGATATGAGCGGCAGTATTGCGAGCTTTCAGCAAATCTATCAAAAGCATGCATTGATAATGTAGCTGCTCCTCTTAATGGAG agctaaagaaacaaaaaaaatctgaaataaAGGAGGGAATTGAGGAGGGAGAAGCTTTG ATTCGAAAAATGGACCTTGATGCAAGAAGTTTACAGCCAGACTTGAAGGCTGTGCTTCTTGCTAAGGTGAGGGAGTACAAAGCAGATCTGAACAACATTAAAAGAGAAGTGAAGAAAATTATATCTGCTGACTTAAACCCTTCTTCTGCAAGGGATGAGTTGTTGGAATCGACCATGACAAATGCTATGATGAAG GCATCAGCTGATcatagagaaagagaaagattaATGATATCAACCGAAAGGTTGAACAAGTCCAGTGACAGAATTAACGACAGTAGAGGAACAATGTTGGAAACAGAAGACCTTGGCATTTCGATTCTTCAAGATTTGCATTCACAGAGACAATCTCTACTGCATACACATGACACG CTTCATGGAGTGGATGATAACACAGACAAGAGCAAGAAAATTTTGTCTAACATGTCAAGAAGGATGGACAAAAGCAAATGGATTTTGAGCACCATTGCTGTGCTCCTGATTTTTGTTATAATCTTGATTGTGTACTTCAAACTTTCTTAG